GCTTGTCCGGGCCGACGGTGGGGACGATCACGGGGACATTGGGCTCGACCAGCGGCGAGAAGCCCCAGCCGTCGTCACTGACCGCCAGATACGCCCCGGTCTCGCCGTTGCCGAGAAAGTAGCTTAGAAGACAGACACTCTCCGCCATGGCGGGAGTATACCCGAGTGCCGGGGATTAGAAATCCCCGGCACAAGGAAGAGAGCGTCCCGTGGACGCGCAAGAGGTGGTTTTATTTTGTTAGTGCCTTGAGAGCGGCTAGCACACAGGGGTCGCTGGCCTCTTCTTTGGCGGGGAGGGCGTTGGCGACCTCGACATCGGGCTTGATCGGGTTCTTCTCCAGGCGCACGCCCTTGGGGGTGATGTAGTCCGAGAGGGGGAGCTGGACCTCAAAGCCGGTGGGCAGCGGCGCGAAGATCGACGTCAGCACCGCGCCCGCCGACGGCTGCCCGATCACGAGGGACTTGCGCTCCTCACGCAGCACCGACGAGACAATCTCGCTGGCGCTAGCCGAGCCACGGTTGATGAGCACGACCACCTTGCCTTGGTAGGGCGGGAGCTTGCGCAGGGTGGTCTTGCGGTCCGGACCCTTCCACTTTGCCACCTCAATGGGGTCGCTACTCTCCTTGCCGGTCTTCTCCTTGTACTCCGCCACCATCTGGCGCGTGACACTACAGCCGGTCGGGGTTCCGGGGGGTAGGAGGAGCGAGAGCAGGTGCGCGGAGTTGTTGACCAGCCCCCCGCCGTTGTTGCGCAGATCGACAATCAGCGCCTTTGCCTTCGCCTTGGCGACTTCGGCAAAGAGCGCGTCCACCTCGGGCTGGCTGTAGCCATTGGTGAAGCTGGGGAGGGTGAAGCGGGCCACACCGGGTGCGGGCCAGGTGAGGGTGGGCTTGCGAATGGTGGAGTAGGGCTTGCGCAGGAGCATGACATGCTTCTGTGCGCCATCGGCCTTGCGCTTGACCGTAATCAGGCTCGTCTCGCGGCCGTCTTGGTCGACACTGGTGGGGTTGTTGCCCGCGGGCTTTCCCTCCACCTCCGTGATCACATCACCGATCGCAAGCCCGACACCGGCTGCGTGGCTCCCCGGCGCGAGGGTGGAGACCGCCAGACCATCGGGGGCGGGTGCCATGCCGAGCCCAAAGCCGATCGCCTGTCCGGTGCGCCGCTGCTGGGCCGCCGCCGGGGTGAAGAGGCGGATATGGCTGATCCCAAAGTCGCGGAGCACCTGGTTGACCGTGTTGGAGAACGCGCGCATGTCCTCGGCCTTGTCGAGCTCGGCGCGGCGTTTTTCCAGGGCATCGGGGAGCTTGCTGAAGTCGACTCCGGGCACAAAGGCGCGCCGGGCGATCGCCTGCTGGAGGGTCTCCAGGGTGCGGGTCTTGGCCTCGGGGCTGAGAGGCTGGGCAAAGGCAGTGGCGCCGAGCAGGCTCAGCGCGAGAGTGACAACAAGTTTTTTCATAGCGTGACGTTTCCACTGGGCCAGGTAAGGCGGTGAACGGGAGCGAGGATTTCCTGTATGGCTTTTATCGCTTCGGGGTCGGGGGAAGTTCCCACGGTGGCGACATTCTGGCGGACCTGTGCCTCGGAGCTCATCCCGACAAGCACGGTGGCGACCGGCGCGTTTTGCAGGGTCCAGGCCACGGCTTGCTCGGCGAGCGAGACTCCATGGGCCTTGCACCAGGCGAGCGCCTCCAGACAGGCGAGCCGGAGCGCCTCAGGGGCGGGGTGCCAGGGCTGCGGCCCCGTGTCGGAGAGCAGGCCCATCGCCAGCGGGGACGCCCCGATCACCCCGACCGATTTCTCCTCAAGATACGGGATTAAGTCCCAAAGGCTATCGTCGTTAAGGGAGGTATGGCAGTAGCTAAGAATAACATCCAGCGGTGTCTGGTCCAGCACCCTGGGGTAGATCGCCAGCGGCAGGCCACTGACCCCCACAAAGCGCACCTTCCCCGCCGCGACACACTCCCGCAGCGCCGGAAGGGTCTCGTCGATCACTTGCTGGAAGTTATCCGCGAACTCAATATCGTGGCAGAGCGCGATATCGAGCTGGTCGGTCTTGAGGCGGCGCAGGCTGTTGTCGATGCTCTGATGAACGCGGGCGGCGGAGAAGTCGAACTCGCCGCTGGGTCTCTCTGCGCTGGGGTAGCGCCCTAGCTTGGTGCAGAGGACATAGCTCTCCCGCGCCACTCCCACCAGCGCCTCGCCCAAGACATCCTCCGATGCCTGGTACCACGGGCTCGTGTCGAAGAAGTTCACGCCTAAGTCGAGCGCTAGCCGCACCGTGCGTGTCGCATCGGCTTGCGTGATCGGCCCATACGGCCCCCCGAGCGGTGCGGCTCCAAAGCCCAGCGCCGAGACCGAGAGCCCGGTCTTGCCTAAGATACGGTAGTCCATGAGAGCTCTTTTCAAGGCAGAAGGGCAAAAAACCTGCTAACTCTAACGCTGGGCTAATGCCTCCCCGCTAAAGTTTGAGCCAGGAGGAGTTTTTCCGATGCAACGACGACGATTTCTACAACTGGCACTTGCCGCCCCGGTAACCGCACTCGCAAGCGGCTGTGGTGGGGGCTGGAACCTCGGCTTTGGCCCCATCCGTGGCGGCGGTGGCGGGACGACAGGCTCTCTCACCCTGGGGCGCATGGCTGCGACTGTGGACCATGGGAGCCTCATCGGAACACTGCCCACCTACACGGCGCTCCAGGTTGCGACCGCGTTTGGGAGCGAGAGCCCAGCGGCCAGTGGGGCGGCCAGTGTTCAGGTCATTCAGGCAGAGACGACCCTCGGATTCGTGACCGAGGCAAGCGGCGCGATCCTCTACTACGGCTGGCTCTCCGGCACGCAGACGGCGCTCTCCGCGGCGAGCACGGCGGAGGTGCTTCTCTACTATGCACTGGCGGGCTACCTCCTGCCTGCCGAGATTCAGGAGAGAGTCCGCGCGATTATCGCCGCCAGCGACTCGGTGCGGCTGCGCATTGGACCGGCGGTCGCGAGCTTCCTGGCTGCAAACCCCAAGCGCCTGAGCGGGGACACGACCAGCCTACTGGGCTTGGTTGCCACCGAGGCGGAGAGCCTCCTGCCTGCGGTGAGTGCGGCCACACGTGGCGTGATCATCCAGACACCGGGCCTCCGCAGTGGTGTTGAAGTCGCTCAGTCCAAGGAGCCTAATGCCGTTTTTGCACAGAATAAGTACCTGCGCCGCGCGATGCTGGTGGTCAACCAGATCGGCTACACGGATAGCAAAAATGTTCCCATTGATCAGCTGGTAGCGCCGCGTGTCCCCCTACAGCTCAGCCTCTCCGAGATTCCTGTCCCCAAGTCCTACGATAGCTTTGCCAACACGATCTCGGGCTGGATCGAGGCCTACTACAGTAATAAGACCTTCGATGATGGCTCGATCGATGCGGGCTTCTTTAGCTCGGCATCGGATGTGGTAGGGCTGAAGGTCAACCCCGACGGAGCGCTTAGGACAAAGTACCGTGCCTATGTCCTGATGCCAGGGAGTGTCCCCGGCAACGAAGAGCACCTGGCGGAGCTCTTGCCTGCACAGCGTGAGTATGTCGAGGGAGTCAACCTGAAGAACCTCTACCTCCGTCTGTTCTTTGAAGACCTCCTCGCCCCCTTTGTGCTAAGCTTCGTGGCCGGGAAGCTGGCAGGCGATAAGGAGCTGATCAAGGGACTGACGGAGGAGCTCC
This genomic interval from Armatimonas rosea contains the following:
- a CDS encoding aldo/keto reductase gives rise to the protein MDYRILGKTGLSVSALGFGAAPLGGPYGPITQADATRTVRLALDLGVNFFDTSPWYQASEDVLGEALVGVARESYVLCTKLGRYPSAERPSGEFDFSAARVHQSIDNSLRRLKTDQLDIALCHDIEFADNFQQVIDETLPALRECVAAGKVRFVGVSGLPLAIYPRVLDQTPLDVILSYCHTSLNDDSLWDLIPYLEEKSVGVIGASPLAMGLLSDTGPQPWHPAPEALRLACLEALAWCKAHGVSLAEQAVAWTLQNAPVATVLVGMSSEAQVRQNVATVGTSPDPEAIKAIQEILAPVHRLTWPSGNVTL
- a CDS encoding S41 family peptidase is translated as MKKLVVTLALSLLGATAFAQPLSPEAKTRTLETLQQAIARRAFVPGVDFSKLPDALEKRRAELDKAEDMRAFSNTVNQVLRDFGISHIRLFTPAAAQQRRTGQAIGFGLGMAPAPDGLAVSTLAPGSHAAGVGLAIGDVITEVEGKPAGNNPTSVDQDGRETSLITVKRKADGAQKHVMLLRKPYSTIRKPTLTWPAPGVARFTLPSFTNGYSQPEVDALFAEVAKAKAKALIVDLRNNGGGLVNNSAHLLSLLLPPGTPTGCSVTRQMVAEYKEKTGKESSDPIEVAKWKGPDRKTTLRKLPPYQGKVVVLINRGSASASEIVSSVLREERKSLVIGQPSAGAVLTSIFAPLPTGFEVQLPLSDYITPKGVRLEKNPIKPDVEVANALPAKEEASDPCVLAALKALTK